The Candidatus Polarisedimenticolia bacterium genome includes the window AATGAGCTCCCAGGTCGCCGCCCTCGACCCGTGGATCATCTGGGCCCCCACCTCCAGGCCGTGCGGCGCCGGCTCGTGAAGCGTGTGGATTCGACCGCCGACGCGATCGCGCGCCTCCAGAACGAGGACGTCCATGCCGGCCCGCGCCATGTCCCGCGCCGCGGCGACCCCGGAGATGCCGGCGCCGATCACGACGACGTCGTGGGCGCGCCGGATCGGGAAGCCGCATCCATGCAGGGCCGCGGCGGCGCCCGCGAGCGCCGCGGACTTCACGAACGATCGGCGGGTGAGATCAATCATGGGACCGGATCGCTCCATGAGCGGCCGATTCTAGCCGAATTTGGACCGATCCCCGGCGATCAGCGACCGGGTATCACCACGGCGGGGATCATCAGGGACACGGAAACGGATTGGGCAACGGCTGGCCGTTCGAGGAGGCTCCCAGCGGTCCCTCTCCGCAGCCGTTCCTGCCGCTGACGAGGTAGTAGAACGAGCTGCCGCGCGGCGGGCTGCTCGCGTCGGTCGCGCCCGGGCCCGGAAGGGCGGGGGACAGGCAGGCATGATCGTATGCCCATGGGCTGCCGTCGATCGAGCCGCGGTAGAGGGCGTAGGTGACGGAGAACAAATCCGCGGACCACGACAGCGTCTGCGAATCGGTGAACTGAAGCCCGGTGGCGACCTCCGGCGGGGCGCAGGTCGCGCAGGCGTCGCCCCGCCCGTCTCCGTCCGAATCGGCCTGGTCGGGATTGAATGCCGAAGGGCAGTTGTCGCAGAGATCCCCCGCGCCATCTCGATCCGAGTCGGCCTGGTTCGGGTTCGCGGCGCCGGGACAATTGTCGTGCGGCATCACCAGTCCGTCCGCGTCGGGATCGGGATCGAGAAAGAGGACGTAGTAGGAATCCTGAGACAGGCAGCCCGAGCCCGTGCAGGGGCCCCGCACAGAAATCGAGTAGTCGCCGGCCCCCTGGGCGCTGACGAGGGAGGGGTCGGGCGTCGACGCGTCCTGCGCCAGGACGGTCACGGAATTCTGCAAGGCCAGCGTTCCCTGCAGCAGCGAGGCCAGTCCGGTACGCGCGTCGACGTCCGCGTGCACCTGGGCCGTCGAAGGCAGCTGGAAACGGTAGTGATCGACGTCCGCCGCGGGGCTGACGATGCCGCTGATGGCGCGCGGCACGGTCACGGGCTGGCCGGTTGCGAAGCCGCCGTCGTCCGCGGCCGGTCCAAGTCCCAGCGTCAACTGGTAGAAGGTGTTCGTCGTGCCGACGAAGACGCGAAGCTCCCGGATGCGCAGGAAATACGTGCCGCTCACCGGAAGGATTGCCTGGAGGAATGGATCCGTCGGATCGGCGGCGGTGTAGGCGTCCTCGACCAGGACGTTCCGCGCCGGGTCGTACAGCGTGGCGACGATGTTCGCGGCGGGCTGGTCGGGATTGAACACCGCGGAGTCGATGCCGACCGTGACCACCTGTCCGGCGGCCGCATCGAATCGGTAGAAGTCCACGTCACCCGCCGGATAAATGAGCGCATCGATCGCGGTCAGGACCGGCGGCCGGACCG containing:
- a CDS encoding PPC domain-containing protein encodes the protein MSQSRPSSKLIPRLAMVGLAAGAAILPLRADLRQEVEPNDAPASAQPLAPPVSVGGIVQAPGDVEVFAVALLAGQTIKADILARGFRAGSQPGSSLSAILAILDRDGSTVLAQDQSIGEFDDPTAVAQVTEPGKYFISLRDAAGAGGPGFLYVLSIEIDSNNEFGTASPVRPPVLTAIDALIYPAGDVDFYRFDAAAGQVVTVGIDSAVFNPDQPAANIVATLYDPARNVLVEDAYTAADPTDPFLQAILPVSGTYFLRIRELRVFVGTTNTFYQLTLGLGPAADDGGFATGQPVTVPRAISGIVSPAADVDHYRFQLPSTAQVHADVDARTGLASLLQGTLALQNSVTVLAQDASTPDPSLVSAQGAGDYSISVRGPCTGSGCLSQDSYYVLFLDPDPDADGLVMPHDNCPGAANPNQADSDRDGAGDLCDNCPSAFNPDQADSDGDGRGDACATCAPPEVATGLQFTDSQTLSWSADLFSVTYALYRGSIDGSPWAYDHACLSPALPGPGATDASSPPRGSSFYYLVSGRNGCGEGPLGASSNGQPLPNPFPCP